The window TAAGTAATAATAATGCTAAAAATTTTATGTGGCAAGGAAATACATCGTACCCTATATGTAGTTTAGTTAAATTTATTCTGTTTTGTACTCCAGCAGGAGTTACAGATATGAAAGATGGTTATTTGGGTTTTGTAAATATGGATACAAGTGTAGAAGAACTATATAGACATAATGAAAATCTTTTACTTATGCAAGATGAAGAGAATCCTTTTGAAAGTTTGATTTATGACATTCTTAGTGAAACTAGAAAGAAAAGTATATGGACATTACAAAATATATTGTTTATAGAGTTAAACGCTAACTATGATACTAAAAATTGCAAATTAAATTATTTTAATATTAATAAAAATACTGCTAGATATTTTAAAAGCTATACTAAAAATAATTTAATGAAAATTAGAGATACAAGATTTAAGGGTGAATTGGTTTCGTGGATTTTGAATAATAAAGATATTAAGTATTTAATACATGATAAGTTAATAGAAACCATTAAATCAGGTAAAAGTTCCTATGATTCTTATTTAGCTACAAAGGCTAGATTTACTTTAAAAAAAGTTTTAAAGGGGTGTGAAAAGGTGGATAGCAATAGGCTCTGGGTAATATATAAGGAAGGTGAAAGGTTAAATACATATTTTAAAGAAAATGAATCTGAAAATAAAATACAGGGCATAGCATATAGACTTCTTAATGCTAGTAAAGCTCGTAATAAAAAAGAGTTTATGGACTCACTTTTAAGAATTTATATGGCAGCAGGAAAAGAAGTACCAAGTTTATTTTTAAATGTTTTACATGAAAAGGACTTAGATTTTGAGAGTATAGCACATTCATTTATTTCAGGTTTAATATCAAATTTTGATAATAATGAAAAGGAGGAAAAATAGTATGAAAAAGGGGTTAACTGTTACGGTTATTTTTCAAGGTGATTCTTTAAATTATGGTGAAGGAATTGGAAATATTTCAGAACTTAAAAAGTTAAATAGGGGTAATGGTAATACACATACCTTTGCTTCAAGACAGAGCTTAAGATACGATATTGTAAGACTTGGAAATAATCTATATGATTGGAATTTAGATACTGTGGTAAAAAACGGAACAATACAGTTTAAAAAAGATTGTACTATAAGAGATTCAGAGGAAATGGATTTATTTGGATACATGAAAACTAAAGGAAACTCAAATGCGATTACCCGTTCTGCTCCAGTTAGATTAAGTCATGCTATTTCATTAGAGCCATATAGAAGTGACATGGACTTTTTAAACAATAAAGGATTAGCAGATAGAATAGGTGAAAATCCTAATCTTGCAAATATAGAGCAACATCAAAGTTTTTATACATATACAGTAACTATTGATTTGGATAAAGTTGGAAAAGATAAAGATGGGAAAGAAGACATCGTATTAGAAAAAGAAGAAAGAACAAAGAGAGTTAATCAATTATTAACTATTTTAAAGGTTTTAAATAGAAACATAAGAGGTAGACAAGAAAATCTTTCACCATTATTTATTATAGGGGGTATTTATGATATTCCTAATCCTTTTTTCCAAGGTAGGATAAAACTTGAAACTAAAGGTGGCGAATTTTATATAAATACTGAAATTTTGGAAAAGACATTAGAAATTACTTTATTAGATAAATCTATAAAGGAAAATACTTTTGTAGGTATAGTAGATGGTATATTTAACAATAAGTCAGAGTTAGAAACATTACTACCGGAAAAAGTCTTATCAGTAGAGAAATTTTTCAAAACATTAGAAACTGAAATAGATAATGTATATAAAGTTGAGGGATAAGAATGAAAGTACTAAAATTAACACTCTTTCAAGAAACAGCTTGTTATAAAAAACCTTTTGCATTTAAGGTTTGGGAAACATATCCATTACCGCCTTATTCTACAGTTAAAGGAATGTTACACAATATACTTAAAGCTGATGAGTTTATTCCTATGAGTATAAGTATACAAGGAGATTATGAGAGTAAATTTGTAGA of the Caldisalinibacter kiritimatiensis genome contains:
- the cas8a1 gene encoding type I-B CRISPR-associated protein Cas8b1/Cst1, with translation MGIVGFIRILEDAGLKKELDICDNYIEFDSKLLEKFDEYYFDYFLKRYDISKREIKKVDRYLGIARKEEKFKDAVNWIKSVIDTNRKKVKGKFEDKKFEYEFNGLFKEIKKVKKYDQIEKLEELVDRFKKLITIYEVNEKLTLNYIRNILSTQFFGQASFLQKICARKSLEEQREIMHKDYIKPILEEVRLYKELNMSETVDDLLQFIDTELNKDCSKTYPKLLRNIKKLLKKKKVLDNLKKIPHCSIWEEYLATSDFTEAVFVPLAVSNNNAKNFMWQGNTSYPICSLVKFILFCTPAGVTDMKDGYLGFVNMDTSVEELYRHNENLLLMQDEENPFESLIYDILSETRKKSIWTLQNILFIELNANYDTKNCKLNYFNINKNTARYFKSYTKNNLMKIRDTRFKGELVSWILNNKDIKYLIHDKLIETIKSGKSSYDSYLATKARFTLKKVLKGCEKVDSNRLWVIYKEGERLNTYFKENESENKIQGIAYRLLNASKARNKKEFMDSLLRIYMAAGKEVPSLFLNVLHEKDLDFESIAHSFISGLISNFDNNEKEEK
- the cas7i gene encoding type I-B CRISPR-associated protein Cas7/Cst2/DevR, yielding MKKGLTVTVIFQGDSLNYGEGIGNISELKKLNRGNGNTHTFASRQSLRYDIVRLGNNLYDWNLDTVVKNGTIQFKKDCTIRDSEEMDLFGYMKTKGNSNAITRSAPVRLSHAISLEPYRSDMDFLNNKGLADRIGENPNLANIEQHQSFYTYTVTIDLDKVGKDKDGKEDIVLEKEERTKRVNQLLTILKVLNRNIRGRQENLSPLFIIGGIYDIPNPFFQGRIKLETKGGEFYINTEILEKTLEITLLDKSIKENTFVGIVDGIFNNKSELETLLPEKVLSVEKFFKTLETEIDNVYKVEG